A section of the Virgibacillus sp. NKC19-3 genome encodes:
- a CDS encoding metal ABC transporter solute-binding protein, Zn/Mn family → MRIIQGLIILITIGIVAVGCSSSDGASDDNEGLKLYASVYPIQYAIERIGGQTVTVESVYPPGVDAHTYEPTSKDMTSIANSDAFMYMGAGMEGFAETAAEALATQDVRLVEIGQQEELFHTDEPEKDGNADESDNHSHDGHNHGDHDPHIWIDPQRMIDMAAIIRDELIDLNPDQAELYNDNFNTLEKDLIELDENYNETLQANDNKKILVSHAAYGYWEERYGIEQIAINGLSSSNEPSQKELTQIIDQAEKHNLDYIIFEQNSSNRVSEIIQEQIGTESLTIHNLSVLTDTDIENNEDYLSLMEKNLEILNKATSK, encoded by the coding sequence GTGAGAATAATTCAAGGTCTTATTATTTTAATTACAATAGGAATAGTTGCTGTTGGATGTTCATCATCCGATGGAGCATCTGATGATAATGAAGGACTTAAACTATATGCCTCCGTTTATCCGATCCAATATGCGATTGAACGGATTGGAGGACAAACCGTTACTGTGGAGTCGGTGTATCCGCCAGGGGTAGATGCACACACCTATGAGCCTACTTCAAAAGACATGACCTCTATTGCCAACAGCGATGCATTTATGTATATGGGTGCTGGGATGGAAGGTTTTGCAGAAACGGCAGCAGAGGCACTAGCCACGCAGGACGTACGTTTAGTAGAAATAGGACAACAAGAAGAACTATTTCATACCGATGAACCGGAAAAAGACGGCAACGCCGATGAATCAGATAACCACTCACACGATGGGCACAATCACGGTGATCATGATCCACATATATGGATTGACCCGCAGCGAATGATTGATATGGCAGCTATTATTAGAGATGAATTAATCGATTTAAATCCCGATCAAGCAGAACTTTACAACGATAATTTTAACACACTAGAAAAAGATTTAATCGAACTGGATGAAAACTATAACGAAACATTACAAGCAAATGATAATAAAAAAATCTTAGTTTCTCATGCAGCATATGGCTACTGGGAGGAACGATACGGAATTGAACAGATTGCAATCAATGGATTATCATCAAGCAATGAGCCCTCTCAGAAAGAATTGACACAAATCATTGATCAAGCCGAAAAGCATAACCTGGATTATATTATTTTTGAACAAAATAGTTCCAATCGTGTTTCAGAAATTATCCAGGAACAAATCGGTACAGAGAGCTTAACCATTCATAACTTATCGGTTTTAACAGACACCGATATCGAAAATAATGAAGACTATCTTTCCTTAATGGAGAAAAATCTAGAAATACTGAACAAAGCAACGAGTAAATGA
- a CDS encoding thioredoxin family protein — protein MQEITNELLKQERYLLFVYTPFCGTCHLAQTMLTKIESVHKEDIFYKMNASLHATFMQEQQIESVPCLLIKEGNEIKEKIYAFHSIANIYTYLTDYKPELFVKS, from the coding sequence TTGCAAGAAATAACAAATGAGCTGTTAAAGCAAGAACGTTATCTATTATTTGTTTACACCCCTTTTTGTGGCACATGTCATCTGGCACAAACAATGTTAACGAAAATAGAATCCGTGCATAAAGAAGACATTTTTTATAAGATGAATGCATCCCTACATGCTACTTTTATGCAAGAACAGCAAATTGAGAGTGTTCCATGTCTCTTAATTAAGGAAGGCAATGAGATAAAAGAAAAAATCTATGCTTTTCACTCTATTGCAAATATCTATACGTATCTAACGGATTATAAGCCTGAGTTATTTGTGAAGAGTTGA
- a CDS encoding MetQ/NlpA family ABC transporter substrate-binding protein translates to MKKTLLFLSVLVVLVLAACGGGDSSGDSETTEITIGANSTPHAEILEEAKPLLEEEGINLTIEEYQDYVLPNDDLESGDLDANYFQHIPYLENQIEEIGYDFDYIDGIHIEPMGLYSQNISSIDDIEDGTEVILSRSVADHGRVLALFEEQGLITLDEDVDKVEAEVSDIEENPHDLTFSADVDAALLPEQYFAEEDALIAINTNYAIDADLNPLEDALFIEGDESPYVNVIAVRSEDVEDETLNTLVDVLQSDEIQDYILETYDGAVVPVGGDN, encoded by the coding sequence ATGAAAAAGACTTTACTGTTTCTATCTGTATTAGTAGTGCTTGTATTGGCAGCTTGTGGTGGTGGAGATTCATCGGGTGATTCTGAAACGACAGAAATTACTATTGGAGCAAATAGTACACCACATGCAGAAATTTTAGAAGAAGCAAAGCCACTTCTTGAAGAAGAAGGAATAAACCTTACTATTGAAGAGTATCAAGATTATGTACTGCCTAATGATGATTTGGAAAGCGGGGATCTGGACGCAAATTACTTCCAGCATATTCCTTATTTAGAGAATCAAATAGAAGAAATCGGGTATGACTTTGACTACATTGACGGCATTCATATTGAACCGATGGGTCTTTACTCGCAAAACATTTCCAGTATTGATGACATTGAAGATGGAACAGAGGTAATTTTAAGTCGTTCTGTCGCTGACCATGGTCGCGTTCTGGCATTATTTGAAGAACAAGGATTGATTACACTGGATGAAGATGTAGATAAAGTGGAAGCAGAAGTAAGCGATATTGAGGAAAACCCGCATGACCTGACGTTTTCAGCAGATGTTGATGCGGCACTTTTACCAGAACAATATTTTGCTGAAGAAGATGCACTGATTGCGATCAATACAAACTATGCCATTGATGCGGATTTAAATCCATTAGAGGATGCGCTTTTTATTGAAGGTGATGAATCTCCATATGTGAATGTGATTGCAGTCCGTTCGGAAGATGTAGAAGATGAAACATTGAACACACTGGTTGACGTATTGCAATCAGATGAGATACAAGACTATATCTTAGAAACATACGATGGAGCCGTGGTTCCGGTTGGCGGAGATAATTAA
- a CDS encoding acyl-CoA dehydrogenase family protein gives MSETKEKIFQGGAFLTEDLTADDVITPEDFTEEHKMIAKTTEDFVLGEVVPKIDNLENHEFEHSVALLKKAGEIGLLGADVPEEYGGLGLDKISSSLITEKFSRAGGFSVTHGGHVGIGSLPIVFFGNDAQKEKYLPKLATGELLAAYALTEPSSGSDAMSAKTTATLNEAGTHYLLNGEKQWITNSAFADVFIVYAKIDGEHFSAFIVEREFPGVSTGPEEKKMGIKSSSTRTLVLEDAEVPVENLLGQKGRGHIIAFNILNIGRYKLAVGGVGSSKRALELATKYVNQRKQFNTPISSFSLTQEKLATMAAGIYANESSVYRTVGLFEQRMGALTDEQLKDGREVARAIAEYQIECSMTKYMATELLDYTADEALQMHGGYGFMQEYEVERIYRDSRINRIFEGTNEINRLLVPGTLLKKAMKGELPLLQKAQSLQEELMMMNHEEVDDETLLQEKHLLKNAKKIVLLGAGLAAQKYMQQIENEQEILVNLADMVAEVYNIEATILRTEKAINTSGEKSNKQKLLYTQVYVQEAFNRIEAHAKETLIAVEEGDTLRTMLSSLRKLTRHTPTNVIAKKREIAATIIEEEKYLV, from the coding sequence ATGAGTGAAACAAAGGAAAAGATTTTCCAAGGTGGGGCATTTTTAACGGAAGATTTGACGGCAGATGATGTAATTACACCAGAAGATTTTACAGAAGAGCATAAAATGATTGCTAAAACGACGGAAGATTTTGTGTTAGGTGAAGTAGTACCAAAGATTGATAACTTAGAAAATCATGAGTTTGAGCATTCCGTGGCTTTATTGAAAAAAGCTGGTGAAATAGGATTGTTGGGAGCCGATGTCCCGGAAGAATATGGTGGTCTGGGACTGGATAAAATTAGTTCATCTTTAATTACGGAAAAATTTTCACGCGCAGGTGGCTTTTCGGTAACGCATGGAGGGCATGTGGGAATTGGATCCCTTCCAATTGTATTTTTCGGTAATGATGCCCAGAAGGAGAAATATTTGCCAAAACTTGCGACAGGAGAGCTTTTAGCTGCGTATGCACTAACAGAACCAAGCTCCGGTTCTGACGCGATGAGCGCAAAGACCACGGCTACATTAAATGAAGCCGGAACGCATTATCTTTTAAATGGAGAAAAACAGTGGATCACAAACTCAGCATTTGCAGATGTGTTTATTGTATATGCGAAAATTGATGGGGAGCACTTCTCAGCATTCATCGTTGAGCGTGAATTCCCAGGCGTATCTACTGGTCCGGAAGAGAAAAAAATGGGGATTAAGAGTTCTTCAACCCGAACGCTTGTATTGGAAGACGCGGAAGTACCTGTGGAAAATCTATTAGGCCAAAAAGGCCGCGGTCATATTATTGCCTTTAATATTCTAAATATCGGTCGTTATAAGCTTGCGGTTGGGGGTGTTGGTAGTTCCAAACGTGCATTGGAGTTAGCGACCAAATATGTCAATCAGCGTAAACAGTTTAACACACCCATTTCGAGCTTTTCATTAACACAGGAAAAATTGGCAACGATGGCTGCGGGGATATATGCGAATGAAAGTTCCGTTTATCGTACGGTTGGTTTGTTTGAGCAACGTATGGGGGCATTAACAGACGAACAACTAAAAGACGGGCGTGAGGTAGCGCGTGCCATTGCCGAATATCAAATTGAGTGTTCCATGACAAAATATATGGCTACAGAATTACTGGATTATACGGCCGATGAAGCGCTCCAAATGCATGGCGGTTATGGATTCATGCAGGAGTATGAGGTGGAGCGGATCTATCGCGATTCACGGATCAACCGCATTTTTGAAGGAACAAATGAAATCAATCGCTTGCTTGTTCCGGGCACATTGCTGAAAAAGGCAATGAAGGGTGAACTTCCATTGCTGCAAAAAGCACAAAGCCTGCAAGAAGAATTAATGATGATGAATCATGAGGAAGTTGATGACGAAACGTTATTACAAGAAAAACACCTATTGAAAAATGCAAAGAAAATTGTCCTGCTTGGTGCAGGCCTTGCTGCACAGAAATACATGCAGCAGATTGAAAACGAACAGGAAATTTTAGTGAATCTTGCTGACATGGTTGCCGAAGTATACAACATAGAAGCAACTATTCTCCGCACAGAAAAAGCAATCAATACGTCAGGGGAGAAGTCAAATAAACAAAAGCTGCTTTATACACAAGTATATGTACAGGAAGCATTCAATCGTATTGAAGCACATGCAAAAGAAACATTAATTGCGGTGGAAGAAGGTGATACATTGCGCACGATGCTGTCATCACTAAGAAAACTAACACGTCATACACCAACAAATGTGATTGCGAAAAAACGAGAAATAGCTGCAACGATCATTGAAGAAGAAAAGTATCTCGTATAA
- a CDS encoding 3-hydroxyacyl-CoA dehydrogenase/enoyl-CoA hydratase family protein: MKQSIKRAAVLGSGVMGSGIAAHLANVGIPTIMLDIVPQELTKEEEQKGLTLEDPIVRNRMATQSKKALIKQNPSPITSKKSLDLIEVGNMEDDMEKLANVDWIIEVVVENLDVKRKVFASVEKYREEGTIVSSNTSGISVEDMAAGCSEDFRRHFLGTHFFNPPRYLKLLEVIPTKDTDPKVFEFMKKVGENVLGKGVVEAKDTPNFIANRIGTYGLLVTVKAMLKGGYTVGEVDSVTGPMIGRPKSATFRTLDVVGLDTFIHVAKNVHDQVEGAEKEVFDVPDFMKKMQEKGWLGAKRAQGFFLKKKGKDGSTIYELNPETLEYEDRKTLNTAATEMAKQEKGPRRKLKALVKSEGDRAGDLVWSVLKPVLIYSAELLGDIADDIVSIDQAMKWGFGWEIGPFETWDVIGLQQSVQRMQEEGERIPEWIQKMRKEGRESFYKQKNGIVYYYDQGEYKEQTFNKKEIHLQKLKDVNGVIKKNPGASLIDLGDDVLGLEFHSKSNAIGLDIIQMVHSALKEVQKNYKGLVIGNQGKHFSVGANLAMMLMEAQDDNIFELDMVIRQFQNMGMDIKYSDKPVVAAPFNMAVGGGAEVSLPAAAIQASPETYMGLVEFGVGLIPGGGGTKELYLKALRNLPEGVHFDLTKVANDVFEKIAMAKVSTSAVQARENGFLNNQDSISTNPDHLLYDAKEKVLALVKAGYRAPKREKIPVVGDAGYGAMLLGAKSLRFGGYASDHDVKIAEKLAYVLSGGRMKEGTMIDEQVMLDLEREAFLSLIQEPLTQARMQHMLVKGKPLRN; the protein is encoded by the coding sequence ATGAAGCAATCAATCAAGCGTGCTGCAGTGCTTGGATCGGGTGTGATGGGCTCTGGCATTGCTGCCCACTTGGCTAATGTAGGAATACCAACGATTATGCTTGATATTGTACCACAGGAGCTAACGAAGGAAGAGGAGCAAAAGGGATTGACACTCGAGGATCCGATTGTACGTAACCGGATGGCAACACAAAGCAAGAAAGCACTTATCAAACAAAACCCATCTCCCATTACCTCAAAGAAAAGCCTTGATTTAATCGAGGTTGGTAATATGGAGGATGATATGGAGAAGCTTGCGAATGTAGATTGGATTATTGAAGTCGTTGTTGAAAACCTGGATGTGAAAAGAAAAGTATTTGCTAGTGTTGAAAAATACCGCGAGGAAGGGACGATTGTAAGTTCAAATACATCTGGAATTTCAGTGGAGGACATGGCTGCAGGTTGTTCAGAAGATTTTAGGAGGCACTTTCTCGGAACCCATTTTTTTAATCCACCCCGTTATTTAAAATTGCTTGAGGTAATTCCGACCAAAGATACAGATCCGAAAGTGTTCGAATTTATGAAAAAAGTTGGTGAAAATGTATTAGGCAAAGGAGTTGTTGAAGCAAAGGATACACCAAACTTTATTGCCAATCGCATCGGAACTTACGGTTTGCTTGTAACGGTTAAAGCGATGTTAAAAGGCGGATACACTGTCGGTGAAGTAGATTCTGTCACAGGTCCGATGATCGGCAGACCAAAGAGTGCGACCTTCCGAACATTGGATGTCGTTGGTTTAGATACGTTCATCCATGTAGCAAAAAATGTCCATGATCAAGTGGAAGGTGCGGAAAAAGAAGTTTTTGACGTACCTGATTTTATGAAAAAAATGCAGGAAAAAGGCTGGTTAGGTGCAAAAAGGGCTCAAGGATTTTTCCTGAAGAAGAAAGGCAAAGATGGAAGTACCATTTATGAATTAAATCCGGAAACACTAGAATACGAGGATCGCAAAACATTAAATACAGCTGCGACGGAAATGGCGAAACAGGAAAAAGGACCACGCCGTAAATTGAAAGCGCTTGTAAAATCGGAGGGAGATAGAGCTGGAGACCTCGTATGGTCAGTGCTGAAGCCGGTACTAATCTATTCAGCAGAGCTACTTGGAGATATTGCTGATGATATCGTTTCTATCGACCAAGCAATGAAATGGGGATTTGGCTGGGAGATTGGCCCATTTGAAACATGGGATGTGATTGGGCTGCAACAATCAGTGCAACGTATGCAGGAGGAAGGCGAGCGTATTCCAGAATGGATACAAAAAATGCGTAAAGAGGGGCGGGAGTCTTTTTATAAACAGAAGAATGGCATTGTCTATTACTATGATCAAGGCGAGTACAAGGAGCAAACATTTAATAAAAAAGAGATCCATCTTCAAAAGCTAAAAGACGTAAACGGGGTGATTAAAAAGAATCCCGGCGCAAGTTTAATAGATTTAGGGGACGACGTTTTAGGACTTGAATTTCATTCGAAGAGCAATGCGATTGGTCTGGACATTATTCAAATGGTTCATTCTGCACTTAAAGAAGTGCAGAAAAACTATAAAGGGCTTGTTATTGGAAATCAGGGGAAACATTTCTCTGTTGGGGCAAACCTTGCCATGATGTTAATGGAAGCACAAGACGATAACATCTTTGAATTGGATATGGTTATTCGTCAATTTCAGAACATGGGGATGGACATTAAGTATTCTGACAAACCCGTTGTAGCAGCGCCGTTTAATATGGCTGTCGGGGGAGGAGCAGAAGTTTCTCTGCCGGCTGCAGCTATTCAAGCATCCCCGGAGACGTATATGGGTTTGGTTGAATTTGGCGTTGGCTTAATCCCCGGCGGTGGTGGAACGAAGGAACTTTACTTAAAAGCGCTTCGCAACTTGCCTGAAGGTGTTCATTTTGATCTGACGAAAGTAGCGAATGATGTATTTGAAAAAATAGCGATGGCCAAAGTCTCTACATCAGCTGTCCAAGCGCGTGAGAATGGATTTTTGAATAATCAGGATAGTATAAGCACAAATCCGGATCACTTGCTTTATGATGCAAAAGAGAAGGTATTGGCTTTGGTAAAAGCCGGTTATCGGGCACCGAAGCGTGAAAAAATTCCTGTCGTAGGGGATGCAGGATACGGGGCGATGCTGCTTGGTGCAAAATCGCTGCGATTCGGTGGATATGCATCTGATCATGACGTGAAAATAGCTGAAAAATTAGCGTATGTGTTATCAGGCGGACGAATGAAGGAAGGAACCATGATTGATGAGCAGGTCATGCTTGATTTAGAACGTGAAGCATTCCTGAGCTTAATCCAGGAACCACTGACTCAAGCCAGGATGCAGCATATGCTTGTAAAGGGAAAACCACTACGTAACTAA
- a CDS encoding acetyl-CoA C-acetyltransferase has translation MKEAVIVAGARTPVGKANKGSLANSRPDDLAALTIKDTLKRAGNYDGNIDDVIIGNAMPEAEQGMNMARNIAGLAGLRNDVPGITINRYCASGLQSIAFAAERIMIGASDTIIAGGAESMSLIPMGGHVIKPNPRLVQNAPGYYMEMGHTAEEVANRFHISREDQDAFAVQSHERAAKAMKEGKFEEEIVPVNVTNRVVGKKHKVEEKTFQFTTDEGVRPETTTEVLAKLRPAFNIKGSVTAGNASQMSDGAASVLVMDREKAEAEGLASLVKFRSFAVAGVEPEIMGVGPVEAVPKALKIAGLELSDIGLFELNEAFASQSVRVIQALDLDINKVNVNGGAIALGHPLGMTGTKLTLSLIHEMKRRREQYGVVTMCIGGGMGAAGVFELL, from the coding sequence GTGAAGGAAGCAGTAATTGTTGCAGGTGCAAGAACCCCTGTAGGAAAAGCCAATAAAGGATCACTCGCAAATAGTCGCCCGGATGATTTAGCGGCATTGACCATTAAAGATACGCTTAAGCGTGCAGGAAATTATGATGGAAATATTGATGACGTGATTATTGGAAATGCCATGCCGGAAGCAGAACAGGGCATGAATATGGCTCGTAATATCGCAGGGCTTGCCGGTTTAAGAAACGATGTACCGGGGATTACAATTAACCGCTATTGTGCATCAGGCTTACAGAGTATAGCCTTTGCCGCAGAGCGGATTATGATTGGCGCCAGTGATACGATCATTGCAGGTGGAGCGGAGTCGATGAGTCTCATTCCAATGGGTGGCCATGTTATTAAGCCAAACCCTAGGTTGGTTCAAAATGCTCCTGGCTATTATATGGAAATGGGGCATACCGCAGAAGAAGTAGCGAATCGCTTCCATATTTCACGAGAGGATCAGGATGCATTTGCAGTCCAAAGCCATGAGCGTGCAGCAAAAGCCATGAAAGAAGGGAAATTTGAGGAAGAAATCGTACCAGTGAACGTAACAAATCGTGTTGTTGGGAAGAAGCATAAAGTGGAAGAAAAAACATTTCAGTTCACAACAGACGAAGGAGTGCGTCCGGAGACAACGACAGAAGTGCTTGCGAAGCTTCGACCAGCTTTTAACATAAAGGGATCTGTTACTGCTGGAAATGCATCGCAAATGAGTGATGGAGCAGCTTCTGTTCTCGTCATGGATCGAGAAAAGGCAGAAGCAGAAGGATTAGCATCCCTTGTTAAATTCCGTTCATTTGCAGTAGCTGGTGTGGAACCGGAAATTATGGGCGTAGGCCCTGTTGAAGCTGTACCAAAAGCATTGAAAATAGCTGGTCTTGAACTTTCAGACATAGGCCTATTTGAATTAAATGAGGCATTTGCATCTCAATCTGTGCGCGTCATTCAAGCATTGGACCTGGATATAAATAAAGTGAATGTCAATGGAGGGGCAATCGCACTTGGCCATCCGCTTGGGATGACAGGGACAAAATTAACGCTGAGCCTCATCCATGAAATGAAACGCCGCAGGGAGCAGTATGGTGTTGTTACGATGTGTATTGGTGGCGGAATGGGGGCTGCAGGCGTATTTGAACTTTTATAA
- a CDS encoding toprim domain-containing protein, with amino-acid sequence MDHETNKVIIVEGLTDKREIKKVLTEDVTILCTNGTLGVERFDDLLETYDLDNKDVFIMVDEDPAGIKLRKQLRRELPLAKHLYVSSEYREVATTPGHMLAAALVRTGFAVNPIFLV; translated from the coding sequence ATGGATCATGAAACAAATAAAGTTATTATTGTTGAAGGATTGACCGATAAAAGAGAAATCAAGAAGGTTCTTACAGAAGATGTCACGATTCTATGCACAAATGGTACACTTGGTGTTGAGCGTTTTGATGATCTTCTGGAAACCTATGATTTGGATAATAAAGATGTCTTTATCATGGTTGATGAAGACCCTGCAGGCATAAAATTACGGAAACAATTGAGGCGGGAGCTTCCACTTGCCAAACATTTATATGTCAGTAGTGAATACCGCGAAGTAGCAACAACTCCTGGACACATGCTTGCTGCTGCTCTGGTGCGTACGGGATTTGCGGTGAATCCAATTTTTTTAGTTTAG
- a CDS encoding methionine ABC transporter permease: MLTDFFSNLDIQDLVVATYETFYMTLIALAGTVILGIILGLLLYLTAQDGMWQNTVFHFIVSTIVNVFRAIPFIILILLLFPFTDFLIGTIRGPSAALPALIIGSAPFYGRLVEIALKEVDKGVIEAAKSMGAKTRTIIFRVLLPESMPALVSGITVTGIALIGYTAMAGVIGAGGLGDYAYFFGFQRRDFDVVLVCTILIVIIVFIFQFIGDFISNKLDKR; encoded by the coding sequence ATGCTAACTGATTTCTTTTCGAATCTGGATATTCAGGATTTGGTGGTTGCAACTTATGAAACGTTTTATATGACATTGATTGCGCTGGCAGGAACGGTCATTTTAGGAATCATCTTAGGATTACTCTTATATCTGACAGCACAAGATGGAATGTGGCAAAATACGGTTTTTCATTTTATCGTTTCTACGATTGTGAATGTGTTTCGAGCCATTCCATTTATTATCTTAATTTTATTGTTATTCCCATTCACTGACTTCCTCATTGGAACCATTCGTGGCCCTTCTGCTGCGTTGCCTGCATTGATTATTGGTTCCGCACCATTTTATGGTAGGCTCGTGGAAATCGCACTCAAAGAAGTGGATAAAGGAGTGATTGAAGCAGCGAAATCCATGGGAGCGAAAACACGGACTATTATTTTTCGTGTTCTCTTGCCGGAATCGATGCCAGCATTGGTGTCAGGAATTACGGTTACTGGAATAGCCTTAATTGGTTATACGGCTATGGCCGGCGTAATCGGTGCTGGAGGTTTAGGCGATTATGCATACTTTTTTGGGTTTCAGCGACGTGATTTTGATGTAGTGTTAGTTTGTACCATTTTAATTGTAATCATTGTATTCATTTTCCAATTCATTGGAGACTTTATTTCCAATAAATTAGATAAAAGATAA
- the gcvH gene encoding glycine cleavage system protein GcvH: MGVPTDLLYSEEHEWVKQEDDKVRIGITDFAQDELGDIVFVELPEVGDEIELDEPFGSVESVKTVSELYAPLSGKVVEVNEDLEDSPEFVNDSPYDKAWMVVVEPSDESELDRLLTSEQYNAITDEDES, translated from the coding sequence GTGGGTGTACCAACGGATTTATTGTATTCAGAAGAACATGAATGGGTAAAACAAGAAGACGATAAAGTGCGTATTGGGATTACAGATTTTGCACAGGATGAACTGGGAGATATTGTATTTGTGGAACTTCCGGAGGTAGGGGACGAAATTGAATTAGATGAGCCTTTCGGAAGCGTTGAGTCTGTTAAAACGGTTTCTGAACTATACGCGCCGTTAAGCGGGAAAGTTGTGGAAGTAAACGAAGATTTGGAGGATAGTCCAGAATTCGTAAATGATTCTCCGTATGATAAAGCATGGATGGTTGTTGTTGAACCATCTGATGAATCGGAGCTTGATCGCCTATTAACGTCTGAACAATATAATGCGATTACGGACGAAGATGAAAGCTAA
- a CDS encoding methionine ABC transporter ATP-binding protein codes for MISIKGLSKYFTTNNKKITAVDDLTLTIKEGEIFGVIGYSGAGKSTFVRLLNRLEDPSRGSVEIENREITELNAKELRLARQEIGMIFQHFNLLWSCTVTDNIVFPLEIAGVAKGEREERVRELIDLVGLSGRENAYPSQLSGGQKQRVGIARALANNPKVLLCDEATSALDPETTNSILDLLVDINQRLGLTIILITHEMHVIRKICKQVAVMDEGKIVEQGDVLNVFLHPKQPVTKKFVEQVMGANEDDSISHLIHTYEQGRIIRLHFIGETTNQALISQLARKFDLDINILQGKITQTQAGAYGTLFVQVVGDTVETDKATTYIRDETSVEVEVVRDAN; via the coding sequence GTGATTTCAATTAAGGGTTTGAGTAAATACTTTACAACAAACAATAAGAAAATAACAGCTGTGGATGATCTGACCCTTACCATAAAAGAAGGCGAAATATTCGGCGTAATCGGCTATAGTGGGGCCGGAAAAAGTACATTCGTTCGTTTGCTTAATCGTTTGGAAGATCCTTCCCGTGGTAGCGTAGAAATTGAAAATAGGGAAATAACGGAATTAAATGCCAAAGAGCTTCGCTTGGCTCGGCAGGAGATTGGAATGATTTTTCAGCATTTCAATTTGCTTTGGTCATGTACGGTGACGGATAATATTGTATTTCCACTAGAAATAGCTGGTGTTGCAAAGGGGGAACGCGAGGAACGTGTACGGGAACTCATTGATTTGGTAGGACTCTCTGGAAGAGAAAATGCATATCCATCTCAGCTAAGCGGGGGGCAGAAACAGCGTGTAGGCATTGCTCGTGCTTTAGCAAACAATCCGAAAGTGTTACTTTGCGATGAAGCAACTTCCGCACTGGATCCGGAAACGACCAATTCCATCCTCGACTTACTGGTTGATATTAATCAGCGACTGGGCCTGACCATTATCCTGATCACTCATGAAATGCATGTTATACGCAAAATCTGCAAACAAGTTGCGGTGATGGACGAAGGGAAAATTGTGGAACAAGGAGATGTATTAAACGTGTTCCTGCATCCAAAACAACCTGTGACAAAGAAATTCGTAGAACAGGTTATGGGTGCGAATGAGGATGATAGCATCTCTCATTTAATCCATACGTATGAGCAAGGAAGGATAATACGGCTTCATTTTATTGGTGAGACGACAAATCAGGCTTTGATAAGTCAACTTGCTAGGAAATTCGATCTCGACATAAATATACTCCAAGGTAAAATAACACAGACGCAAGCTGGTGCATACGGGACGTTATTCGTACAGGTTGTGGGAGATACAGTCGAAACGGATAAGGCTACAACTTATATTCGTGATGAAACCTCGGTAGAAGTGGAGGTTGTACGTGATGCTAACTGA
- a CDS encoding arsenate reductase family protein, with the protein MAVTFYWYPNCGTCKKAKKWLDENKINYRTIHIVNTPPKKETLLDLIAKSGLPAKKFFNTSGKKYRELNMKDKIKDASTEEMAELLASDGMLIKRPIVTDGEKVTVGFTEEAFNENWL; encoded by the coding sequence ATGGCGGTAACATTTTATTGGTATCCGAATTGTGGGACATGTAAAAAAGCGAAAAAGTGGTTGGATGAGAATAAAATCAATTATAGAACCATACATATCGTAAACACACCACCAAAAAAAGAAACACTGTTAGATCTGATCGCTAAAAGTGGTTTGCCTGCGAAGAAATTTTTCAATACGAGTGGGAAAAAGTACCGTGAGTTGAATATGAAGGATAAAATTAAAGATGCAAGTACAGAGGAAATGGCAGAACTTCTAGCCTCTGACGGAATGCTGATTAAAAGGCCAATCGTAACAGACGGTGAAAAGGTCACTGTGGGATTCACAGAAGAAGCGTTTAATGAAAATTGGCTGTAA
- a CDS encoding copper ion binding protein translates to MQTTLDVVGMTSGHCESVVKDALGELNGVTSVEVNIGTGKVDVTYDDVQVTVADMREAVEDQGYDVVV, encoded by the coding sequence ATGCAAACAACACTAGATGTAGTAGGGATGACAAGTGGTCATTGTGAATCAGTGGTGAAAGATGCTTTAGGAGAGCTAAATGGTGTAACCAGTGTAGAGGTAAACATAGGTACTGGAAAAGTGGATGTTACCTATGATGATGTACAGGTTACGGTAGCGGATATGCGCGAGGCGGTGGAAGATCAAGGTTATGATGTTGTAGTATAG